A single genomic interval of Pogoniulus pusillus isolate bPogPus1 chromosome 24, bPogPus1.pri, whole genome shotgun sequence harbors:
- the INAFM2 gene encoding putative transmembrane protein INAFM2: MKEKEAGAERGKPATYTGDKKARMAAKTNKKWVRLATVLAYVLSVSLAAIVLAVYYSLIWQPVRGGGGGSASSPGPAAAATSSSQPRAAPPLPPGAGAGPAQEAPPASPRTGPDHRGLAHTDRPDASQPPPGAGLEARDAVDGAAAAALQRAQGSP; the protein is encoded by the coding sequence ATGAAGGAGAAGGAGGCGGGGGCGGAGCGGGGCAAGCCCGCCACTTACACCGGGGACAAGAAGGCTCGTATGGCGGCCAAGACCAACAAGAAGTGGGTGCGCCTGGCCACCGTGCTGGCCTACGTCCTCTCCGTCTCGCTGGCCGCCATCGTCCTCGCCGTCTACTACAGCCTCATCTGGCAGCCGGTGCGTGGCGGCGGTGGCGGCTCCGCTtccagccccggccccgccgcagcCGCCACCTCGTCCTCCCAGCCCCGCGCCGCCCCGCCGCTACCGCCGGGCGCCGGGGCCGGCCCCGCACAGGAGGCTCCGCCAGCGTCGCCGCGGACGGGCCCCGACCACCGCGGCCTCGCCCACACTGATCGCCCGGACGCGTCGCAGCCGCCGCCCGGGGCCGGGCTGGAAGCGCGGGACGCGGTGGACGGTGCTGCCGCTGCCGCGCTGCAGCGGGCGCAGGGCAGCCCCTGA